The Hymenobacter sp. DG01 genome has a segment encoding these proteins:
- a CDS encoding Pycsar system effector family protein produces the protein METTLIQKPAKAEIVKNAKAYVQTLLEAKLPAQLVYHSPKHTATVVKEARALGEAAGLSEADHEALVLAAWFHDVGYTEVYDGHEFRSAEMAAEWLQQQGYPSERIEVVQNLIKATHRDAPRQTELEQLLVDADMSNMGRESFFAEAELLRAEWEAMLGKTYSNPEWAETQLAFLLAGKYYTKAAKERYQDQFKENVKEQRKLVKKTEKKKKKKAEEAEGTFAEPKRGIETMFRTMYSNHMKLSDMADKKANMMISLNAVLMSLIITYFGAKLGSKTAALSNVGLIRNPIIAVPMGILLATALASVITAILCAQPDVTSFKWLKRSPQIATNRRVNLLFFGNFSKLSLDDFQHGMTEIMGQKEALYTNMVTDIYYLGDVLTKKYRLLRLSYTIFMVGLILTALSFGIALLYKV, from the coding sequence ATGGAAACCACTCTTATTCAGAAGCCGGCCAAAGCCGAAATCGTTAAAAATGCCAAGGCCTATGTGCAGACGCTGCTGGAGGCCAAGCTGCCGGCCCAGCTCGTGTATCACTCGCCTAAGCACACGGCCACGGTAGTAAAGGAAGCCCGCGCCCTGGGCGAAGCGGCCGGCCTGAGCGAAGCCGACCACGAAGCGCTGGTGCTGGCGGCCTGGTTTCATGACGTGGGCTACACCGAAGTCTATGACGGACACGAGTTCCGCAGCGCGGAAATGGCCGCCGAGTGGCTGCAGCAGCAGGGCTACCCCTCCGAGCGTATTGAAGTGGTGCAGAACCTCATTAAGGCCACCCACCGCGACGCGCCCCGCCAGACGGAGCTGGAGCAGCTGCTGGTAGATGCCGACATGAGCAACATGGGCCGCGAGAGTTTCTTTGCTGAGGCCGAGCTGCTGCGGGCCGAATGGGAAGCCATGCTGGGCAAAACCTACTCGAACCCGGAGTGGGCCGAAACGCAGCTGGCCTTTCTGCTGGCCGGCAAGTACTACACCAAAGCAGCCAAGGAGCGCTACCAGGACCAGTTCAAGGAAAACGTGAAGGAGCAGCGCAAGCTGGTTAAGAAAACAGAGAAGAAGAAAAAGAAGAAGGCGGAGGAAGCCGAGGGCACCTTCGCCGAGCCCAAGCGGGGCATCGAAACCATGTTCCGGACCATGTACAGCAACCACATGAAGCTCTCGGACATGGCCGATAAGAAGGCCAACATGATGATTTCGCTGAACGCGGTGCTCATGTCTTTGATTATCACTTATTTCGGGGCAAAGCTGGGCAGCAAAACGGCGGCCCTGAGCAATGTGGGCCTGATCCGTAACCCCATTATTGCGGTGCCCATGGGCATTCTGCTGGCTACGGCCCTGGCCTCGGTTATCACGGCCATCCTCTGCGCCCAGCCCGATGTCACGAGCTTTAAGTGGCTGAAGCGCAGCCCCCAGATTGCCACCAACCGCCGTGTGAACCTGCTGTTCTTCGGTAACTTCAGCAAGCTCAGCCTCGACGACTTTCAGCACGGCATGACGGAGATTATGGGTCAGAAGGAGGCCCTGTACACCAACATGGTGACGGACATCTACTACCTCGG
- a CDS encoding metallophosphoesterase, translating to MSRHFLSSCCLLLALAGGAAPVALAQQKTQTPHPERPNYRKGGLNWESKTPPDSSRIRYSVFLIGDVGKPIPEAEGGEPSLNYLRKQILAAGAKSTTVYLGDNIYEYGMPEAKASDRQESERRIIDQMKILRDYQGEKYMIPGNHDWKQGNRGSVEQVNREQFFVESYLQSDSAAFPYTGDFFLPRNACPGPVEVRLQDDLVLIAINSQWFLQTSGERPYGANSGCGVANETDFFTQVEDIIQRNAGKNIMVVAHHPLFSDGIHGGYFTLADHFFPLSIVYKYAFVPLPVIGSIYPFARKYGGISQDIPHPLYQAYKKGLMEIFEKYPNVVYAAGHEHNLQFFKEGNLNHIVSGSGCKTQHVKPGSGGDALFSDKEKGFARVNYYDNGEVWTEFYVPEGVGQTGRLVFRTPMYAQQAMAAADSVARPTGAPRPRFADSTVTVAVNKQYLDRSGVHKLFFGKHYRQEWATPVTFPVLDLATEKGGLTPYKIGGGKQTASLKVRNEEGRNFTIRSLNKDPSAVLPEALREGAAADILQDQISAQHPFGSIVIPPLATAAGILHTNPELRYIPQDPLLGQYLERFSNTPGAIEEDAKDDQSNVESLGNAKNLVGTDKVFERITDDNDNRVNEKAFARSRLFDMWIGDWDRHEDQWRWAEKKDKDGDRKFTAVPEDRDIAFFKGDGIFPYLASRKWAIRNFQNFGEDYADWKGLNLTALSNDRVYLASVTKEEWVKQAEEMKAGLTDEVIEKAFRERWPKQIYDLHGPEIIAKLKSRRELLPQVAADYYEVLSKVTEVKGSKKRERFVVERLPEDKTHVTVQKINKEGELTKMLFDRTFDNKVTKELRLYGFEGQDQYEVKGDVKNGPLVRIIGGLDRDSIVDRSNVSGLGHKLHVYDADTGNVIVAGKDARLRLEPGIDVSRYDVHTRTDRKDYTLNYFGPTAYFGYNVDDRLFFGGGVVYRTYGFRKAPYATEQSLAANYSPSQSAYNVRYLGHFVDVFGKTDLRLTAQLYGPQLLYNFFGLGNDTRNILADDRGTRARDINDTYRIRFSRLYVAPMLEKDLFSFLKFGFGPQYDQFRVDRSQIGSEIAAGLDENGNGREGTAAAGIRASDFGLNRYLGGKAYLNLDAASSPKNPRIGLRWYNSAEYNHQLNGEKLTYGRLATEFRAYLSPNFPFQLTWAGRIGANRNLGDYRFFQANTLGGTTNLRGYRRTRYAGRSSVYGNAEVRVQLFTFNAYLVPGKFGILGLADAARVYSSRDTETGLKALHTAVGGGIWVDVLKQAVINATYSVGEENLVFVGFDFLF from the coding sequence ATGAGCAGACATTTCCTGTCGTCCTGTTGCCTGCTGCTGGCCCTGGCCGGCGGGGCCGCGCCGGTGGCGCTAGCCCAGCAGAAAACCCAGACGCCCCACCCCGAGCGGCCCAACTACCGCAAGGGGGGCCTGAACTGGGAGTCAAAGACGCCGCCCGACAGCTCGCGCATCCGCTACAGCGTGTTCCTGATTGGCGACGTGGGCAAGCCGATTCCGGAGGCCGAAGGTGGTGAGCCTTCCCTGAACTACCTGCGCAAGCAGATTCTGGCCGCCGGGGCCAAAAGTACCACCGTGTACCTCGGCGACAATATATATGAGTACGGCATGCCCGAGGCCAAAGCCTCGGACCGCCAGGAGTCGGAGCGGCGCATCATCGACCAGATGAAGATCCTGCGCGACTACCAGGGCGAGAAATACATGATTCCGGGCAACCACGACTGGAAGCAGGGCAACCGCGGGTCCGTGGAGCAAGTAAACCGGGAACAGTTTTTCGTGGAAAGCTACCTGCAGAGCGACTCGGCGGCTTTCCCCTATACCGGCGACTTTTTCCTGCCCCGCAATGCCTGCCCCGGCCCCGTAGAGGTGCGCCTGCAGGACGACCTGGTACTCATTGCCATCAACTCGCAGTGGTTTCTGCAGACCTCGGGTGAGCGGCCCTACGGAGCCAACAGCGGCTGCGGCGTGGCCAACGAAACCGACTTCTTCACCCAGGTAGAGGACATTATTCAGCGCAACGCGGGCAAGAACATTATGGTGGTGGCCCACCACCCGCTGTTCTCCGACGGTATTCATGGCGGCTACTTTACCCTGGCCGACCATTTCTTCCCGCTCAGCATCGTGTACAAGTACGCCTTTGTGCCCCTGCCGGTCATTGGCTCCATTTACCCCTTTGCCCGCAAGTACGGCGGCATTTCGCAGGATATTCCGCACCCGCTGTACCAGGCCTACAAGAAGGGCCTGATGGAAATCTTTGAGAAATATCCCAACGTGGTGTATGCGGCCGGCCACGAGCACAACCTGCAGTTTTTCAAGGAAGGCAACCTCAACCACATCGTCAGCGGCTCGGGCTGCAAAACCCAGCACGTAAAGCCCGGCAGCGGCGGCGACGCCCTGTTCTCGGACAAAGAGAAAGGCTTTGCCCGCGTGAACTACTACGATAACGGCGAGGTCTGGACGGAGTTTTACGTGCCCGAGGGGGTAGGCCAGACGGGCCGCCTCGTGTTCCGCACGCCCATGTACGCCCAGCAGGCCATGGCCGCGGCCGACTCGGTGGCCCGGCCCACCGGTGCCCCGCGGCCCCGCTTCGCTGACAGCACCGTGACCGTGGCTGTAAACAAGCAGTACCTGGACCGCAGCGGAGTGCACAAGCTGTTCTTCGGTAAGCACTACCGCCAGGAGTGGGCTACCCCCGTTACGTTCCCGGTGCTGGACCTGGCCACCGAGAAGGGCGGCCTGACGCCCTACAAAATCGGGGGTGGCAAGCAAACAGCTTCCCTGAAAGTGCGCAACGAGGAGGGTCGTAACTTCACCATCCGCAGCCTCAACAAAGACCCCTCGGCCGTGCTGCCCGAGGCCCTGCGCGAAGGTGCCGCCGCCGATATTCTGCAGGACCAGATTTCGGCCCAGCACCCGTTTGGCTCCATTGTTATTCCGCCGCTGGCTACGGCGGCCGGCATTCTGCACACCAACCCCGAGCTGCGCTACATCCCCCAGGACCCCCTGCTGGGCCAGTACCTGGAGCGCTTCAGCAACACGCCTGGGGCTATTGAGGAAGATGCCAAGGACGACCAAAGCAACGTGGAAAGCCTGGGCAACGCCAAAAACCTGGTGGGCACCGACAAGGTGTTTGAGCGTATTACCGACGACAACGATAACCGCGTCAACGAAAAAGCCTTTGCCCGCTCCCGCCTCTTCGATATGTGGATTGGCGACTGGGACCGGCACGAGGACCAGTGGCGCTGGGCCGAGAAAAAGGACAAGGATGGCGACCGGAAATTTACGGCCGTGCCCGAAGACCGGGACATTGCCTTCTTTAAGGGCGACGGTATTTTTCCCTACCTGGCTTCGCGCAAGTGGGCCATCCGCAACTTCCAGAACTTCGGTGAGGACTACGCCGACTGGAAAGGCCTGAACCTGACGGCCCTGAGCAACGACCGGGTGTATCTGGCCTCGGTCACGAAGGAAGAATGGGTAAAGCAGGCCGAAGAAATGAAAGCCGGCCTCACCGACGAGGTCATTGAAAAAGCCTTCCGGGAGCGGTGGCCCAAGCAGATCTACGACCTCCACGGCCCCGAAATCATTGCCAAGCTGAAAAGCCGCCGCGAGCTGCTACCCCAGGTAGCCGCCGATTACTATGAGGTACTCAGCAAGGTAACCGAGGTGAAAGGCTCCAAGAAGCGCGAGCGGTTTGTGGTGGAGCGCCTGCCCGAGGATAAGACGCACGTAACGGTGCAGAAAATCAATAAGGAAGGCGAGCTGACCAAGATGCTCTTCGACCGCACCTTCGATAACAAGGTGACCAAGGAGCTGCGTCTCTACGGCTTCGAGGGCCAGGACCAGTACGAAGTGAAGGGCGACGTGAAAAACGGTCCGCTGGTACGTATCATCGGGGGCCTGGACCGGGACTCCATCGTGGACCGCTCCAACGTGAGCGGCCTGGGCCACAAGCTGCATGTGTATGATGCCGACACCGGCAACGTAATTGTGGCCGGCAAGGACGCCCGCCTGCGCCTGGAGCCTGGCATTGACGTGAGCCGCTACGACGTGCACACCCGCACCGACCGCAAGGACTACACCCTGAACTACTTCGGGCCTACCGCTTACTTCGGCTATAATGTCGATGACCGGTTGTTCTTTGGTGGGGGGGTAGTGTACCGCACCTACGGCTTCCGGAAAGCGCCTTACGCCACCGAGCAAAGCCTGGCCGCCAACTACTCGCCTTCGCAGAGTGCCTACAACGTGCGCTACCTCGGGCACTTTGTGGATGTGTTTGGCAAGACGGACCTGCGCCTCACGGCCCAACTCTACGGCCCGCAGCTGCTCTATAACTTCTTCGGGCTGGGCAACGACACGCGCAACATTCTGGCCGACGACCGGGGCACCCGCGCCCGCGACATCAACGATACGTACCGCATCCGCTTCTCGCGGCTGTACGTGGCGCCTATGCTGGAAAAGGACTTGTTCAGCTTCCTTAAGTTCGGCTTCGGGCCGCAGTACGACCAGTTCCGGGTGGATCGCAGCCAGATAGGAAGTGAAATAGCCGCCGGCTTGGATGAGAACGGTAACGGCCGCGAAGGCACCGCTGCCGCCGGCATCCGCGCCTCCGATTTCGGCCTGAACCGCTACCTCGGTGGCAAAGCCTACCTGAACCTGGATGCGGCCTCGTCGCCCAAAAACCCGCGTATTGGTTTGCGCTGGTACAACTCGGCGGAGTACAACCACCAGCTCAACGGCGAGAAGCTGACGTATGGCCGCCTGGCTACCGAGTTCCGGGCCTACCTCTCGCCCAACTTCCCGTTCCAGCTAACCTGGGCCGGCCGCATCGGGGCCAACCGCAACCTCGGCGACTACCGCTTCTTCCAGGCTAATACGCTGGGCGGCACCACCAACCTGCGCGGCTACCGCCGCACCCGCTACGCCGGCCGCTCGTCGGTATATGGCAACGCGGAGGTGCGCGTGCAGCTGTTTACCTTCAACGCCTACCTGGTGCCCGGTAAGTTCGGTATCTTGGGTCTGGCCGATGCCGCCCGCGTGTACTCCTCCCGCGACACCGAAACGGGCCTGAAAGCCCTCCACACGGCCGTAGGCGGCGGTATCTGGGTTGATGTGCTCAAGCAGGCTGTCATCAACGCTACCTACTCAGTAGGCGAAGAAAACCTCGTTTTTGTAGGCTTTGACTTCCTGTTTTAA
- a CDS encoding DUF6268 family outer membrane beta-barrel protein translates to MILVSASKTLRMLRPLAASAAVLCAASAQAQITPTTPPVYPPPAPPLGDSTAAANTQEFATPSVVGMGPSKGLVFHYERMPRFNVASDGKVVGLQDYNSQATKNARLVIKGYIPMLNRPHLKLILGVNYEREEFKFREFPTRYELYDNIENKGLKTLGAQLAVIRPVNEVNWYIFRVKGELSGDYTSSELSVRDYLRVSSEFLYGWKRSPTFSWGVGVQLGYTFGRQSIYPAVLYNRTFNNRWGVEALFPARVTARYNASPRSLFFAGYSVDGLNYIIKLRQPLRREGAIDLRTLELRETEVKFRGRWEREIYDFLWFGLEGGYRYNYAFDAFDRTNDNRIKIIDSKLAGAPYASFELFIVPPRKFLKKTVNK, encoded by the coding sequence ATGATTCTTGTTTCCGCTTCGAAGACGTTGAGGATGCTGCGGCCGCTGGCGGCTTCGGCGGCGGTGCTGTGCGCCGCGTCGGCTCAGGCCCAGATTACGCCCACCACGCCCCCCGTGTACCCGCCGCCGGCCCCGCCCCTCGGCGACAGTACCGCCGCAGCCAACACCCAGGAATTTGCTACCCCCTCCGTGGTGGGTATGGGCCCCAGCAAGGGCCTGGTGTTTCACTACGAGCGGATGCCGCGCTTCAATGTGGCCTCCGATGGGAAAGTGGTGGGCCTGCAGGACTATAACTCGCAGGCTACCAAAAACGCCCGGCTCGTCATCAAGGGCTATATCCCGATGCTCAATCGTCCGCACCTGAAGCTGATTCTGGGCGTGAACTACGAGCGGGAGGAATTCAAATTCCGGGAGTTCCCGACCCGCTACGAGCTCTACGACAACATCGAAAACAAAGGCCTGAAAACCCTGGGCGCCCAGCTGGCCGTCATCCGGCCGGTAAACGAGGTGAACTGGTACATCTTCCGGGTGAAGGGGGAGCTCAGCGGCGACTATACCTCCTCGGAGCTGAGCGTGCGCGACTACCTGCGCGTGTCGTCGGAATTTCTGTACGGCTGGAAGCGGAGCCCTACCTTCTCGTGGGGGGTAGGGGTGCAGCTGGGCTACACCTTCGGGCGGCAGAGCATTTACCCGGCCGTGCTCTACAACCGCACCTTCAATAACCGCTGGGGCGTGGAGGCCCTGTTCCCGGCCCGCGTAACGGCCCGCTACAACGCCTCGCCCCGGTCCCTGTTCTTCGCGGGCTACTCCGTGGACGGCCTCAACTACATTATTAAGCTGCGGCAGCCCCTGCGCCGCGAAGGAGCTATTGACCTGCGCACCCTGGAGCTGCGCGAAACCGAGGTGAAATTCCGGGGCCGCTGGGAGCGGGAAATCTACGATTTCCTGTGGTTTGGGCTGGAGGGCGGCTACCGCTACAACTACGCCTTCGACGCCTTCGACCGGACCAACGACAACCGCATCAAAATCATCGACAGCAAGCTGGCCGGTGCCCCGTATGCCTCCTTTGAGCTGTTTATCGTGCCTCCGCGCAAGTTCCTGAAGAAAACCGTAAACAAGTAG
- a CDS encoding NAD(P)-dependent alcohol dehydrogenase has product METIQAKGYGASNSIFNGLSEMKFERHAPKEDEVHIEVLYCGVCHSDLHQVKNDWKNTIYPCVPGHEVIGRVVRAGSAVTKFQVGDVVGVGCMIDSCGACAPCREKEENYCEGPVSWTATYNGYMKPDGSGYNTYGGYSTDIVVKESFVLRIPEALDIKAVAPILCAGVTTYAPLKHWKIGPGHKVGVVGLGGLGHMAVQLAAALGAEVTVITSSEEKQGDAAKLGARHVILSTDKKAVEQHELTLDFILSTIPDSYDINDYVNLLRRDGTIVTVGLLGEYKKPLNNMDVAMHRRSVAGSIIGSIQETQEVLDFCAQHHILPEVEMIPIQDINKAFDKMQDEEVHYRYVIDMQSLKEPA; this is encoded by the coding sequence ATGGAAACTATTCAAGCCAAAGGCTACGGCGCCTCCAACTCCATCTTCAATGGCCTCTCGGAAATGAAGTTTGAGCGGCACGCTCCTAAAGAAGATGAGGTGCACATTGAGGTACTGTACTGCGGCGTCTGCCACTCCGATCTGCACCAGGTAAAAAACGACTGGAAAAATACGATTTACCCCTGCGTACCCGGCCACGAGGTAATTGGGCGGGTGGTGCGCGCAGGCAGCGCCGTTACTAAGTTTCAGGTCGGTGATGTGGTGGGCGTAGGCTGCATGATTGACTCGTGCGGCGCCTGCGCCCCCTGCCGGGAAAAGGAGGAAAACTACTGCGAGGGCCCCGTTAGCTGGACGGCTACCTACAACGGCTATATGAAGCCCGATGGCAGCGGCTACAACACCTACGGCGGCTACTCCACGGATATTGTGGTGAAGGAATCGTTCGTGCTGCGCATTCCGGAGGCCCTCGATATCAAGGCCGTGGCGCCTATTCTGTGCGCCGGCGTAACTACTTACGCCCCGCTGAAGCACTGGAAAATCGGGCCCGGCCACAAGGTGGGGGTAGTAGGCCTGGGCGGCCTGGGCCACATGGCTGTGCAGCTGGCCGCCGCGCTGGGCGCCGAAGTAACGGTTATTACCTCCTCAGAAGAGAAGCAGGGCGATGCCGCCAAGCTGGGCGCCCGCCACGTCATCCTATCCACCGATAAAAAAGCTGTGGAGCAGCACGAGCTGACCCTGGACTTTATCCTGAGCACCATCCCCGACAGCTACGACATCAACGACTACGTGAACCTGCTGCGCCGCGATGGCACGATTGTCACGGTGGGCCTGCTGGGCGAGTACAAGAAGCCCCTCAACAACATGGACGTGGCCATGCACCGCCGTTCCGTGGCGGGTTCCATCATCGGGAGCATTCAGGAAACCCAGGAAGTGCTGGACTTCTGCGCCCAGCACCACATTCTGCCCGAGGTAGAAATGATTCCCATCCAGGACATCAACAAGGCCTTCGATAAGATGCAGGACGAAGAGGTGCACTACCGCTACGTCATCGATATGCAGTCGTTGAAAGAGCCGGCCTAG
- a CDS encoding ASCH/PUA domain-containing protein produces MNYTSSGTLASVRGATANHHELKVWPACFAAVVAGTKSFDVRLNDRNFEVGDALLLREYEPESEQYSGRTTERWVSYLLQGGSFGVEAGWCVLGLSEHPPLPAGISNTKLW; encoded by the coding sequence ATGAACTATACATCTTCGGGTACGCTGGCGTCGGTTCGGGGCGCTACGGCTAACCACCACGAGTTGAAGGTATGGCCGGCTTGCTTTGCCGCCGTGGTGGCGGGCACCAAATCCTTCGACGTGCGGCTCAACGACCGGAATTTCGAGGTAGGCGACGCCCTGCTGTTGCGCGAGTACGAGCCGGAAAGCGAGCAGTACAGCGGCCGTACCACCGAGCGGTGGGTCAGCTACCTGCTGCAGGGCGGCTCCTTCGGTGTTGAAGCAGGCTGGTGCGTGCTGGGCCTCTCCGAGCACCCACCCCTGCCGGCTGGCATCAGCAACACCAAGCTATGGTAG